A section of the Pseudovibrio sp. M1P-2-3 genome encodes:
- a CDS encoding SOS response-associated peptidase, translating to MCGRYTLTASPEDVRRLFEYIEQPNFPPRYNICPTQPIGLVKNEHGGRHFALARWGLVPSWVKDPASFTLLINARAETVLEKPSFKNAMKHRRCLIPLTGFYEWKSEGSKKQPYYISSQSGESLAVAGLWETWSHPDGGDIDTAALLTVQSNDDLKSIHHRMPALIERRDFEAWLNTDDVLSRHAVHYLKPADASTLQAVPVSQQVNNRALDLPELIEPVKLQKAEGQTVLNSTSKQTGKTKKQERSENPQQLDLF from the coding sequence ATGTGTGGAAGATACACTTTGACTGCATCCCCAGAGGATGTTCGTAGGCTTTTTGAGTATATCGAGCAGCCAAATTTTCCCCCGCGCTACAACATCTGCCCAACACAGCCCATTGGTCTCGTGAAAAATGAGCATGGGGGTAGGCATTTCGCGCTGGCTCGGTGGGGACTGGTGCCGTCTTGGGTGAAGGACCCTGCAAGTTTTACATTGCTTATAAATGCCCGTGCCGAGACGGTATTGGAAAAGCCTAGCTTTAAAAACGCTATGAAGCATCGCCGCTGTCTTATTCCTCTGACAGGTTTCTACGAGTGGAAGTCTGAGGGTTCAAAAAAACAACCATATTATATTAGCAGTCAGTCGGGTGAGTCTTTGGCTGTAGCCGGTCTTTGGGAAACTTGGAGCCATCCTGACGGGGGAGATATTGACACAGCAGCGCTTTTAACTGTTCAGTCCAACGATGATCTCAAGTCAATTCACCATAGAATGCCTGCTCTTATTGAAAGGAGAGATTTCGAGGCATGGCTGAATACCGATGACGTACTGTCCCGCCATGCCGTTCACTATTTGAAACCCGCAGATGCCAGCACCTTGCAAGCTGTTCCTGTATCACAGCAAGTGAATAACCGTGCCCTTGACCTGCCTGAATTAATAGAGCCCGTAAAGCTTCAAAAAGCAGAAGGGCAAACAGTCTTGAATTCCACGAGCAAACAAACAGGAAAAACAAAAAAGCAAGAGAGATCAGAAAATCCGCAGCAACTCGATCTTTTTTAA
- a CDS encoding GrpB family protein, producing the protein MKQPLDKRTGLIGAKEKRPVILVPYNPLWVNTFQYHAAVIMRALGTKVIQIEHIGSTAVPKLMAKPIVDILVVLENTAEENEYLQIMLECGYSLRVREPDHDEHRMFRSQMRDVHIHFFSQRSIEIDRYLIFRSALRESEEIRNNYQRLKQQLACQEWEDMNEYAQAKSVFIENTIKENSKPK; encoded by the coding sequence ATGAAACAGCCATTAGATAAAAGGACCGGACTGATTGGCGCTAAGGAAAAGCGGCCAGTTATTCTTGTTCCCTACAACCCATTGTGGGTGAATACCTTCCAGTATCACGCTGCCGTTATAATGCGGGCTCTTGGTACTAAGGTTATCCAAATTGAGCATATTGGCTCCACCGCAGTGCCAAAGTTAATGGCAAAGCCTATAGTCGATATTCTTGTAGTTCTGGAAAATACCGCCGAGGAAAACGAGTATCTCCAAATTATGCTGGAGTGCGGCTATAGTTTGCGGGTACGGGAGCCAGACCACGATGAACACCGTATGTTTCGTTCGCAGATGAGGGATGTCCACATCCATTTTTTCTCCCAGCGATCAATTGAAATTGATCGTTATCTAATCTTTCGCAGTGCTTTACGTGAGAGCGAGGAGATTCGGAACAATTACCAGCGGCTTAAGCAGCAGCTTGCCTGTCAGGAGTGGGAGGATATGAATGAGTATGCGCAGGCCAAGTCGGTTTTCATAGAAAACACTATCAAGGAAAACTCAAAGCCTAAGTAA
- a CDS encoding TIGR02301 family protein, whose translation MGQKRLISVLIGCTFLFVANSQNLSFGQTPEPAQQEQQKDRSQQEAEELRLQSPPYEKQVMRLAEIMGGLHYLRPLCGHDEKYEWSGRMQAFLDSEVNNELRRRRFVERFNQGYRGFSSVYRRCTASAQESSRRYASEGVRITQDVIVKYSRD comes from the coding sequence ATGGGACAAAAACGGCTAATATCTGTTCTCATAGGTTGTACTTTTCTTTTTGTCGCAAACAGCCAAAATTTAAGCTTTGGGCAAACACCCGAACCTGCGCAACAAGAGCAACAGAAGGACCGTAGTCAACAAGAAGCAGAAGAACTGCGTCTTCAGTCTCCTCCCTATGAAAAACAAGTGATGCGACTGGCAGAAATTATGGGCGGCCTGCACTACTTACGGCCTCTATGTGGCCACGACGAGAAGTACGAATGGAGTGGGCGGATGCAAGCGTTCCTTGATTCTGAAGTCAATAATGAGCTCCGCCGTCGCCGCTTTGTAGAACGTTTTAACCAAGGCTACCGCGGCTTTTCATCTGTCTACAGAAGGTGTACAGCTTCCGCACAGGAATCCTCCAGACGCTATGCCTCAGAAGGCGTGAGAATCACGCAAGATGTGATTGTGAAATATAGCCGAGATTAG
- the ygfZ gene encoding CAF17-like 4Fe-4S cluster assembly/insertion protein YgfZ produces the protein MSFKFAQLSERGVLKVEGPDARVFLQNIITSDLDTLEVGKSAYSALLTPQGKVLWDFFIYAEEEDSFLLELPIGELPEFQKRLVFYRLRAKVEILDISNEKTVIVGWGESLPDGYQLDPRLPALGIRFLASSQKPEEIFSKTLPKSQEQWNEHRIALGVPESGLDFSLGDVFPHDVDMDCLNGISFQKGCFIGQEVVSRMKHRGTARKRIIQVKAPDTLPETDTPIEIDGKPAGTLSSSFGKTGLAMLRLDRVKTGIDAGHTLTAAGITLEPQIPQWANFDWP, from the coding sequence ATGTCTTTCAAATTCGCCCAATTAAGTGAGCGAGGTGTACTCAAAGTTGAAGGGCCAGATGCTCGGGTTTTTCTGCAAAATATCATAACATCCGACCTAGATACATTAGAAGTAGGAAAGTCCGCGTATTCGGCACTTCTGACACCTCAAGGCAAGGTTCTCTGGGATTTTTTCATTTATGCAGAGGAAGAGGATAGCTTTCTACTGGAACTGCCTATTGGCGAACTTCCTGAGTTCCAGAAGCGTCTGGTATTTTATCGGCTACGAGCAAAAGTTGAAATTCTTGACATCTCGAACGAGAAGACAGTGATAGTTGGCTGGGGAGAGAGCCTACCAGATGGATATCAATTGGATCCACGGCTCCCCGCCCTTGGAATAAGGTTTCTCGCCTCCTCCCAGAAACCGGAGGAAATTTTCTCCAAAACTCTACCGAAGTCACAAGAACAATGGAATGAGCACCGCATTGCATTGGGCGTTCCTGAAAGCGGCTTGGACTTTTCTCTTGGAGACGTTTTCCCACACGATGTGGATATGGACTGCCTTAACGGCATATCCTTCCAGAAGGGGTGCTTCATAGGTCAGGAAGTGGTTTCGCGAATGAAACACAGAGGCACAGCCAGAAAGCGCATCATTCAAGTAAAGGCGCCAGATACATTACCCGAAACTGACACCCCAATCGAAATTGATGGAAAGCCAGCGGGAACCCTGTCTTCCTCCTTTGGCAAAACCGGCCTCGCAATGCTGCGTCTGGATCGAGTCAAAACCGGCATTGATGCAGGCCATACTCTAACTGCGGCCGGCATAACCTTGGAGCCCCAAATTCCACAATGGGCAAATTTCGACTGGCCTTAA
- a CDS encoding HD family hydrolase, protein MSSGQKRAWQRMLSGRRLDLLEPSALDIEIEDIAHGLARVARWNGQTVGAHAFSVAQHSIIVEQILCFLKPDIENNWRLAALLHDAPEYVIGDMISPFKTVLGESYKGVEERIHSAVHQRFSLPHPLPMKISKLIKRADIISAYFEALYLAGFSKAEADTYFGTPKDLTSQQVQFIRDGIVPLSTMDAQALFLKHVSQVFEQTILRKYR, encoded by the coding sequence ATGAGTTCCGGTCAAAAACGAGCATGGCAGCGAATGTTATCGGGCCGAAGACTGGACCTTCTGGAGCCATCTGCTCTTGATATTGAAATCGAAGACATCGCCCATGGCTTGGCCCGTGTTGCCCGTTGGAATGGACAAACAGTAGGCGCGCATGCCTTCTCTGTTGCTCAGCACAGTATTATCGTGGAGCAAATTCTGTGTTTTCTCAAGCCAGACATTGAAAATAACTGGAGACTAGCCGCACTCCTACATGATGCGCCTGAGTATGTTATCGGTGACATGATTTCTCCCTTTAAAACTGTTTTGGGAGAAAGCTATAAAGGCGTGGAGGAGCGCATACACTCAGCGGTCCACCAAAGGTTTAGCTTACCCCACCCTCTACCAATGAAGATAAGTAAACTTATAAAAAGAGCTGATATAATCAGTGCCTACTTTGAAGCACTCTACCTTGCCGGGTTTTCCAAAGCCGAAGCAGACACGTACTTCGGCACCCCAAAAGACCTGACGAGTCAGCAAGTTCAGTTTATACGAGACGGTATTGTTCCGCTGTCAACAATGGATGCACAAGCGCTTTTTCTAAAACACGTCTCACAGGTTTTCGAACAAACAATACTCCGGAAATATCGCTAA
- a CDS encoding tyrosine phosphatase family protein, producing MPTLVVCPLSSLETTIQSHNIKRVVSLISPIQKVVRPSGIASKDHLPLHFNDITEEREGYVSPNSSHIAELLSFMENNSETESILLHCWFGISRSPAAAFILACALNPAKSEEHHAKQLRSCAPTATPNALMVSHADKLLQRDGRMSKAIAGIGRGAEASCGTSFIYPVY from the coding sequence ATGCCCACACTCGTCGTTTGCCCACTTTCCAGCCTTGAAACAACTATTCAGTCCCACAATATCAAGCGAGTTGTGTCTTTGATCTCGCCAATCCAAAAAGTGGTGCGCCCTTCGGGCATCGCCAGTAAAGATCACCTGCCCCTCCACTTCAATGACATTACAGAGGAACGGGAGGGCTATGTCAGCCCCAATTCATCACATATTGCTGAATTGCTGAGCTTTATGGAAAACAATAGTGAGACTGAGTCAATTCTACTGCACTGCTGGTTTGGAATTAGTCGCTCCCCTGCCGCTGCATTTATTCTCGCTTGTGCTTTAAATCCTGCCAAATCTGAAGAACATCATGCCAAGCAGCTGCGCTCATGTGCACCCACCGCTACTCCCAATGCTCTCATGGTTTCTCACGCGGACAAGCTGCTTCAAAGAGACGGGCGTATGTCAAAGGCAATTGCAGGAATAGGAAGAGGTGCCGAAGCTTCCTGTGGAACCTCCTTCATATATCCAGTGTATTGA
- a CDS encoding NUDIX hydrolase: MTHQDAMIEIGLNAVIVSVVNATPYVLTVPKESTQNVKGLPSGPFNPLQHRTFEIGLREFVEEQTALRLGHVEQLYTFGDRGRHMTYSPNKPHMVSVGYLALTRQTPESDRILFAQGARWRSWYDFFPWEDWRNGAPSQVENNLVPQVKTFYERKSQVSSRSRIPKLGANEQFSLAFGSAPENWDEERVLDRYELMYGAGLVTESKRDGRLPENDSSAPLVFGEDLIIDHRRMLATAVSRLRAKLKYRPVVFELMPSEFTLTDLQRTVEAISGHHLHKQNFRRLVESAQIVEPIGKTSTTTGGRPAAMYRFRREILKERPSLGLRVGRS, translated from the coding sequence ATGACGCATCAAGACGCCATGATCGAGATTGGTCTGAATGCCGTCATCGTCTCCGTGGTAAATGCAACGCCATATGTTCTGACAGTTCCTAAGGAAAGTACTCAGAATGTTAAAGGCCTACCCTCTGGCCCCTTTAATCCACTTCAACATAGAACATTCGAAATTGGCCTGAGAGAGTTTGTTGAAGAGCAGACAGCTTTGCGCCTTGGTCATGTAGAGCAATTATACACCTTCGGGGATCGAGGCAGACACATGACTTACTCTCCAAATAAACCTCATATGGTATCTGTTGGCTACCTGGCCCTGACGCGACAAACCCCAGAATCAGACAGGATTCTTTTTGCTCAAGGCGCGCGCTGGCGGTCATGGTATGATTTCTTTCCATGGGAGGATTGGCGCAATGGAGCCCCATCTCAGGTTGAAAACAATTTGGTTCCGCAGGTAAAAACGTTCTACGAACGAAAGTCTCAAGTTTCCTCTAGAAGCCGTATACCTAAACTTGGGGCCAATGAGCAGTTTTCCCTCGCCTTTGGATCAGCTCCAGAAAACTGGGATGAAGAAAGGGTTCTGGATCGCTATGAATTAATGTACGGAGCAGGCCTTGTTACCGAGTCAAAGCGGGACGGCCGTTTACCGGAAAATGATAGCAGTGCTCCTCTCGTATTTGGAGAGGACCTCATCATTGACCATCGCCGCATGCTGGCAACCGCAGTTTCACGGTTGCGCGCAAAACTTAAGTACAGGCCAGTCGTCTTCGAACTCATGCCCTCGGAGTTTACCTTAACGGACCTACAGCGTACAGTTGAGGCAATTTCAGGCCATCATCTTCACAAGCAGAACTTCAGGCGCCTTGTTGAATCTGCACAAATTGTGGAGCCCATAGGAAAAACATCTACAACAACGGGTGGAAGGCCGGCGGCTATGTACCGCTTTCGACGGGAAATATTGAAAGAAAGGCCTTCATTGGGACTGCGAGTTGGGCGCTCTTAG
- a CDS encoding cell wall hydrolase, translated as MAIGQRLRLLVVDIMPSFRIQLFLEHSLFSVCLAGIGIFVSALPVSLQDIPAISDEYDYSKPRWMQIIEAPLGGLSYDLTELTPQSKPGAPPKKQAQSFEDKSGSFSTARISQNNMELTSAVKTTSLIRPALRVAPTSTDDASANRTNSTVIPKAKLRASNQPTTTTTDLISAYAPSPKNLNDAPFNALLNSSALGALNEIPTPKANMVKLSKSNPHWWYHSKLPQSVHKKKQQQCLAEAIYFEAQGEPYRGQVAVAQVVLNRVKNPTYPNTVCDVVYQNQHKRNACQFSFACDGKAETVIKGRAWNRAKDIAWKAAEQNLGMDVIGASTHYHATYVRPNWAGSMQRLYRVGQHIFYKTYGGGWS; from the coding sequence ATGGCTATTGGACAAAGGTTGCGCCTGCTGGTTGTCGATATTATGCCAAGTTTTCGTATTCAGCTTTTTCTGGAACACAGTCTCTTTTCAGTGTGTCTGGCTGGAATTGGCATATTCGTCAGCGCCCTACCAGTTTCCCTGCAAGATATTCCAGCAATATCTGATGAATACGATTATTCCAAACCGCGGTGGATGCAAATAATAGAAGCCCCTCTGGGGGGACTTTCCTACGATTTGACAGAGCTAACTCCTCAATCCAAGCCGGGTGCTCCACCTAAAAAGCAAGCTCAAAGTTTTGAAGATAAAAGCGGCAGCTTCTCCACTGCACGTATCAGTCAAAATAACATGGAATTAACCTCTGCTGTCAAAACAACTAGCCTTATCCGCCCAGCTCTGAGGGTGGCACCTACCAGCACTGATGACGCGTCTGCTAACAGGACAAACTCTACTGTAATTCCGAAAGCGAAACTAAGGGCTTCAAACCAACCGACTACCACAACGACCGATTTAATTAGTGCTTATGCCCCTAGCCCAAAGAACTTGAATGACGCTCCATTCAATGCTCTGTTAAATAGTAGTGCACTCGGTGCTCTGAACGAGATTCCCACACCCAAAGCCAATATGGTCAAGCTTTCTAAAAGTAACCCTCACTGGTGGTACCACAGCAAGCTTCCCCAAAGCGTCCACAAGAAGAAACAGCAGCAATGTTTGGCCGAGGCAATTTACTTTGAAGCTCAAGGAGAGCCCTATCGCGGCCAAGTCGCTGTTGCCCAAGTCGTCCTAAACAGAGTTAAAAACCCAACGTATCCCAATACGGTTTGTGATGTCGTCTATCAAAACCAGCACAAGCGAAATGCCTGCCAGTTCTCCTTTGCCTGCGATGGCAAGGCAGAGACGGTTATAAAGGGAAGAGCGTGGAACCGGGCCAAGGATATCGCTTGGAAGGCAGCAGAGCAAAACTTGGGTATGGATGTCATCGGTGCCTCAACACATTACCATGCAACATATGTGCGTCCCAATTGGGCTGGTTCAATGCAACGCCTTTACCGCGTCGGCCAGCATATTTTTTATAAGACCTACGGTGGAGGTTGGAGCTAA